Proteins from a single region of Patescibacteria group bacterium:
- the dnaN gene encoding DNA polymerase III subunit beta: protein MKLTVLQENLNKILSQLSRLTSTKATLPILNNVLIEAEKGVLKLSTTNLEIAISTQIRAKVEREAKITIPCQIFANFVNLLDKGPIDIELLESNEVSLKSKNSVTKIKGTVAEEFPIIPQVDHKNFFKVNALDLKQALDKVAFTVSPNETRAEISGVLFSFNPENDILTLVGTDSYRLAEKSFKVIESNIKESHSLIVPARTIQELSRIVEEKGVIEIYFAENQVLFIYEATEIISRIINGEYPDYRQIIPQTFATRALMEKEALLRAVKAVSLFTKIGLNDINLKFQASGDKTIVSSLNSQVGESQIDLKAEIKGEDNEIIFNYRYLLDGLLNIGGDEVSLNIVNDNSAAVITSPTEKDYLYLVMPIKK, encoded by the coding sequence ATGAAATTAACAGTTCTGCAAGAAAACTTAAATAAAATTTTATCTCAACTTAGTCGTTTAACAAGCACAAAGGCGACTTTGCCAATTTTAAATAACGTTTTAATTGAAGCCGAAAAAGGAGTTTTGAAATTAAGCACGACCAATTTAGAAATAGCGATTAGTACTCAAATTAGGGCTAAAGTAGAAAGGGAGGCGAAAATAACCATTCCTTGCCAAATTTTTGCCAACTTTGTTAATTTATTAGATAAGGGTCCGATAGATATCGAGCTTTTAGAAAGCAATGAAGTTAGCTTGAAGTCAAAAAATAGCGTAACTAAAATAAAGGGCACGGTGGCCGAAGAATTTCCAATTATTCCTCAAGTAGATCATAAAAATTTTTTCAAAGTTAACGCCCTAGATTTAAAGCAAGCTCTAGATAAGGTTGCTTTTACCGTTTCGCCAAACGAAACGCGCGCTGAAATTAGTGGTGTTTTATTTTCCTTTAACCCAGAAAACGACATTTTAACCCTAGTCGGCACCGATAGTTATCGTTTAGCAGAGAAAAGTTTTAAGGTTATCGAATCTAATATTAAAGAATCGCACAGCCTAATTGTTCCGGCGCGAACAATTCAAGAATTAAGTCGGATCGTCGAAGAAAAAGGAGTAATTGAAATTTATTTTGCCGAAAATCAAGTTTTATTCATCTATGAAGCTACAGAAATAATTTCGCGTATTATAAATGGCGAATATCCCGACTATCGGCAAATTATTCCTCAAACTTTTGCCACTCGCGCCCTAATGGAGAAAGAAGCTCTTTTAAGGGCGGTTAAGGCTGTTAGTCTATTCACTAAAATTGGTTTAAATGACATTAATTTAAAATTCCAGGCTAGCGGCGACAAAACCATTGTTTCTTCTTTAAATAGTCAGGTGGGCGAAAGCCAGATTGACTTAAAGGCAGAAATAAAAGGCGAAGACAATGAGATTATTTTTAATTATCGATATTTATTGGATGGACTTTTAAATATTGGCGGCGATGAAGTGAGTTTAAATATTGTTAATGACAATTCGGCGGCAGTTATAACCTCACCAACCGAAAAGGACTATTTGTATTTGGTTATGCCTATTAAAAAATAA
- a CDS encoding HU family DNA-binding protein: protein MNKAELIEQLAGKVGADSKAEVGRWIDAFVDMVIGTLKKGDEVAIAGFGTFIAKTRAARTGRNPKTGESIQIKATKVPKFKAGKGFKDALK from the coding sequence ATGAATAAAGCTGAATTAATCGAACAGTTAGCCGGCAAGGTGGGCGCCGACTCCAAGGCCGAAGTCGGTCGTTGGATTGACGCTTTCGTTGATATGGTCATCGGCACCTTAAAGAAAGGCGACGAAGTCGCTATCGCTGGTTTTGGTACTTTTATAGCCAAGACTCGCGCTGCTCGAACTGGTCGAAATCCAAAGACTGGAGAAAGCATTCAGATTAAAGCCACTAAGGTTCCAAAATTCAAGGCTGGAAAGGGCTTTAAAGATGCTTTAAAATAA
- a CDS encoding SDR family NAD(P)-dependent oxidoreductase: MKKIIILGASDGLGKAIADLCVKKEVEVINISRTPCNISGVINIACDLSKEENINDAVNIIKEKYDDFSAIINCAAIVGREKINEITYLKFERAFKINTIAPLYFISSLFDNIVKNEADILNIGTTADLKAGFNDQLAYTSTKYGLRGGSYNIGLELVNTKSRMIYIHCGGMNTQMHEKDYRKKIEDPSEWMDPNDVANIVLYLLKLPKQIEITDITINRKKRRLA, from the coding sequence ATGAAAAAAATAATCATATTAGGAGCTAGCGATGGTCTCGGTAAAGCAATCGCCGATTTGTGTGTAAAAAAAGAGGTAGAGGTAATTAATATAAGCAGAACGCCTTGTAATATATCTGGTGTTATTAATATCGCCTGTGATTTATCTAAAGAAGAAAATATTAACGATGCCGTTAATATAATAAAAGAAAAATATGATGATTTTAGCGCAATAATAAACTGTGCCGCAATTGTGGGTAGAGAAAAGATAAACGAAATTACATATCTTAAATTCGAAAGGGCATTTAAAATAAACACGATTGCACCACTCTATTTCATATCTTCTCTATTTGATAATATTGTAAAAAACGAAGCAGATATATTGAATATAGGCACAACGGCAGACCTTAAGGCCGGATTTAATGATCAACTAGCATATACGTCTACTAAATATGGACTAAGGGGTGGCTCATATAATATCGGCCTAGAGCTAGTAAACACAAAAAGTAGAATGATATATATTCACTGTGGCGGTATGAATACACAGATGCACGAAAAAGACTATAGAAAAAAAATAGAAGACCCATCGGAGTGGATGGACCCAAACGATGTGGCTAATATAGTTTTATATTTACTAAAATTACCAAAACAGATAGAAATAACAGACATAACCATTAACCGCAAAAAAAGAAGATTGGCATAA
- a CDS encoding type IV pilus twitching motility protein PilT — translation MNLSLQQIFQQAVNQKASDVHLLANCPPVFRVDGVLQRINGPILTNQDIINLVAPIIDKKQKIEIFNNKELDLSFKLDDCARFRINLYWEKNNLALAARIIWPHVPDMDEIDMPPITKELTKLHNGLIIVTGPTGCGKSTTMAAMINYINQNRICNIITLEDPIEFVFTPDKSIVSQRELGKDMLSFADGLKRIVRQDPNVIMVGEMRDLETISLALTLAETGHLILATLHTPNAPQTIDRVIDVFPPHQQTQIRLQLALALRAVIAQHLLAKQDGGRIAAREILINNTAVSNLIRENKVNQLKSVLQTGGQEGMISIEQSLNQLLKQGLITREVALAHTLYPELIIK, via the coding sequence ATGAACTTAAGTCTTCAGCAAATTTTTCAACAAGCAGTAAATCAAAAAGCGTCCGATGTTCATTTATTGGCAAATTGTCCGCCTGTTTTTCGTGTCGATGGAGTTTTGCAGCGAATAAATGGGCCAATCTTGACCAATCAAGACATTATTAATTTAGTCGCTCCGATTATCGACAAAAAACAAAAAATAGAAATTTTTAATAATAAAGAGTTAGACTTATCTTTTAAGCTCGATGACTGCGCCCGTTTCCGTATTAACCTTTATTGGGAGAAAAACAATCTAGCCCTGGCTGCGCGCATTATTTGGCCGCACGTTCCAGATATGGATGAAATTGATATGCCGCCCATTACTAAAGAATTAACCAAACTGCACAATGGCTTAATTATTGTCACTGGCCCAACTGGTTGCGGTAAATCCACAACCATGGCCGCTATGATTAATTACATTAATCAAAACAGGATTTGCAATATTATCACCCTAGAAGATCCAATTGAATTTGTTTTTACACCAGACAAAAGTATTGTTTCGCAGCGCGAACTCGGTAAAGACATGCTCTCTTTTGCTGACGGCTTAAAACGCATCGTTCGTCAAGATCCAAATGTAATTATGGTTGGCGAAATGAGAGATCTGGAAACTATTTCTCTGGCGCTTACCCTGGCCGAAACCGGGCACCTAATCCTCGCCACCCTTCACACACCAAACGCCCCCCAGACTATTGATCGTGTTATTGACGTCTTCCCGCCACACCAACAAACGCAAATTCGTTTGCAATTAGCCTTGGCTTTACGAGCCGTTATTGCTCAACACTTATTGGCCAAACAAGACGGTGGGCGAATCGCGGCAAGAGAAATTTTAATCAACAATACAGCTGTTAGTAATTTAATTCGTGAAAATAAAGTTAATCAGTTAAAGTCAGTACTACAAACCGGCGGACAAGAAGGTATGATCAGTATTGAACAATCTCTTAACCAACTTTTAAAACAAGGACTTATCACTCGTGAGGTGGCCTTAGCTCATACTTTATATCCGGAATTAATTATTAAATAA
- the efp gene encoding elongation factor P, which produces MDINELKRVGSIIELEGQPYIVLESQHARTAQRRAFVRTKLKNLISGVTMEKTFNAGDQVKEADVERAKANYLYQDDHNVYLMNMTTYEQLGLNKSILAGKEKYLKDGQEVIIVLFNQNPINIELPKKVELKVVDAPPGVRGDSATNIMKQITLETGLKVNAPLFIKENDVLRINTETGEYVERV; this is translated from the coding sequence ATGGATATTAATGAATTAAAAAGGGTTGGTTCAATAATTGAATTAGAGGGCCAACCATATATCGTCTTAGAGTCACAACACGCGCGCACTGCTCAGCGCCGTGCTTTTGTGCGTACTAAATTAAAAAATCTGATTTCTGGCGTCACCATGGAAAAAACCTTTAATGCTGGCGATCAGGTTAAAGAGGCCGACGTAGAGCGAGCTAAAGCCAACTATCTCTATCAAGACGACCATAATGTCTACTTAATGAACATGACAACCTATGAACAGTTGGGATTAAATAAAAGTATTTTGGCCGGCAAAGAAAAATATCTAAAAGATGGTCAAGAAGTAATAATTGTCCTTTTTAACCAAAATCCGATTAATATTGAATTGCCGAAAAAGGTTGAGCTTAAGGTTGTTGACGCTCCGCCCGGAGTGCGCGGCGACTCAGCCACCAATATTATGAAACAAATAACACTAGAAACCGGATTAAAAGTTAACGCCCCGCTCTTTATTAAAGAAAATGATGTGCTAAGAATCAACACAGAAACCGGAGAATACGTTGAAAGAGTCTAA
- the rpsR gene encoding 30S ribosomal protein S18 → MNMNNSQEQKHCYFCLNHVNQIDYKDVDLLRRFLSSYHKILPRRKRGTCAKHQRKLATAIKRARIMGLLPFIKK, encoded by the coding sequence ATGAACATGAATAATAGTCAAGAACAAAAGCACTGTTATTTTTGCTTGAATCACGTTAATCAAATCGACTACAAAGACGTTGATCTTTTAAGGCGTTTTCTTTCTTCTTATCACAAAATTTTACCTCGACGTAAAAGAGGCACCTGTGCCAAACACCAAAGAAAATTGGCCACGGCTATTAAAAGAGCAAGAATTATGGGGCTTTTACCATTTATAAAAAAATAG
- a CDS encoding single-stranded DNA-binding protein, producing the protein MDLNKALIIGRLTKAPEIRTTPSGQNVASFGMATNRFWTDRNGQKQKSAEFHNIVVWGRLAEIAQKFLTKGSLAYIEGRIQTRNWQDPQGVKHYRTEIVAERLQIGPKASGASANQAESEESFEPVEATPNQGSSLEEEISPDEIPF; encoded by the coding sequence ATGGATCTTAATAAAGCTTTAATCATCGGCCGTTTAACCAAAGCGCCGGAAATTCGCACTACGCCCAGCGGACAAAATGTTGCTTCTTTTGGTATGGCGACCAATCGTTTTTGGACCGATCGTAATGGCCAAAAACAAAAATCAGCCGAATTCCATAATATCGTTGTCTGGGGCCGTTTAGCTGAAATCGCTCAAAAATTTTTAACCAAGGGCAGCCTAGCTTATATTGAAGGCCGTATTCAAACTCGCAACTGGCAAGACCCACAAGGAGTAAAGCATTATCGCACAGAAATAGTTGCCGAACGCTTACAGATCGGGCCAAAGGCTAGCGGCGCTAGCGCCAATCAAGCAGAATCAGAAGAAAGTTTTGAGCCAGTTGAGGCAACCCCGAATCAAGGATCTTCTCTAGAAGAAGAAATCAGTCCGGATGAAATTCCTTTTTAA
- the rpsF gene encoding 30S ribosomal protein S6, with amino-acid sequence MKKYEILYIIPSPFTETDAPEIQKNVAKILEEQGAKIISEENLDNKKLAYPIKTIKRGFYVLVNFEAEGETIKKIEEKLKLTPEVLRFQITDFVEYKKPAPTHKRKPSAKKPADTETTSIDEEPKEEPKEEKQEFKSIDDKIDELLEI; translated from the coding sequence ATGAAAAAATACGAAATTTTATACATCATTCCTTCGCCGTTTACCGAAACCGACGCGCCGGAAATCCAAAAAAACGTCGCTAAAATCCTTGAAGAACAAGGAGCAAAAATAATTAGCGAAGAAAACCTTGATAATAAAAAATTGGCTTATCCAATCAAAACAATTAAGCGCGGTTTTTATGTCTTGGTTAATTTTGAGGCCGAGGGCGAGACTATCAAAAAAATCGAAGAAAAATTAAAATTAACTCCTGAGGTTTTGCGTTTTCAAATCACCGATTTTGTAGAATATAAAAAGCCCGCGCCAACCCACAAAAGAAAACCTTCCGCCAAAAAACCTGCCGACACAGAAACGACAAGCATTGACGAAGAACCAAAAGAAGAACCCAAAGAAGAAAAACAAGAATTTAAGAGTATTGATGATAAAATTGATGAATTATTAGAAATCTAA